Proteins found in one Clostridium kluyveri DSM 555 genomic segment:
- a CDS encoding PocR ligand-binding domain-containing protein: MIKILDNGEVDLDLLEVEDVIDINILQKFQDNFADGMNIASVTVDKNGKPVTKPSSYTNFCLDLTQSTSAGEARCAESHKRGGEEATRLGKPYVYTCHAGLIDFAAPIMIKGKTIGTILGGQVMYSHPGESRFRDTASEIGVNADKYVEASNHVYKVDEKNVKAASEVLYVVANALCKIGYESILVGTVASNLSENFEQISATMEELAASSVDVSSNQKVLNEEITRVKSISLEINSVLNAIKNIAEQTKMLGLNAAIEAARAGELGRGFGVVASEIRKLSEDSKQTASTIVDLTKKIQESVDNTIETSNSTLETTEQQTAAIQEITSSVQQVSEMSDTLSEMANSKI, translated from the coding sequence ATGATAAAAATATTGGATAATGGAGAAGTAGATTTAGATTTATTAGAAGTGGAGGATGTTATAGATATAAATATATTGCAAAAGTTTCAGGATAATTTTGCTGATGGTATGAATATTGCAAGTGTAACAGTGGATAAGAATGGAAAGCCTGTAACAAAACCTAGTTCCTACACTAATTTTTGTTTGGATCTTACCCAGTCTACTTCTGCAGGAGAGGCACGCTGTGCAGAGTCTCATAAAAGGGGAGGAGAAGAGGCTACAAGACTTGGAAAGCCTTATGTTTATACCTGTCATGCAGGGCTGATTGATTTTGCTGCACCTATAATGATAAAAGGCAAAACCATAGGCACCATATTAGGTGGACAAGTTATGTATTCACATCCAGGAGAATCACGTTTTAGGGATACTGCCTCTGAAATAGGAGTGAATGCGGATAAGTATGTGGAGGCTTCAAATCATGTTTACAAGGTAGATGAAAAAAATGTAAAGGCAGCATCTGAAGTGCTGTATGTAGTTGCTAATGCACTTTGTAAAATAGGCTATGAATCCATATTAGTGGGAACGGTTGCGTCAAATCTTTCTGAAAACTTTGAACAGATTTCAGCTACCATGGAGGAATTGGCAGCATCCTCTGTAGATGTAAGTAGTAACCAGAAAGTTTTAAATGAGGAAATTACCAGAGTAAAAAGTATTTCTTTAGAAATAAACAGTGTATTAAATGCTATAAAAAATATAGCAGAGCAGACCAAAATGCTTGGTTTAAATGCGGCTATAGAAGCGGCTAGAGCCGGGGAATTAGGGAGAGGCTTTGGAGTTGTAGCCAGTGAAATAAGAAAATTATCCGAAGATTCAAAGCAGACAGCTTCTACCATAGTAGATCTAACTAAAAAAATACAAGAATCAGTGGATAACACTATTGAGACCTCTAATTCCACTCTTGAAACTACGGAACAGCAAACGGCGGCAATACAGGAGATTACATCTAGTGTTCAACAAGTTTCCGAAATGTCAGACACTTTAAGTGAAATGGCAAATTCAAAAATATAA
- a CDS encoding sodium:solute symporter family protein, with amino-acid sequence MSASLIIIILYIAMLFVISSFAKRRVSKEGESYTLAGRELSTPLIACSLIGLAIGGASTIGVAEQAYGIGLAAGWYTVAWGFAAIVMGLVTAEKYRNFNVSTVPELFGKFYDEKGRFICVICQMIILIVVVSLQYIAGGSILSSLLPGVFTLKSGMVVSACVFIGITFMGGMWSAGLCNLFNVPLKYAGVILCTILAVISTGGFQNIKLNLPQNVPYFSFTQGTGIWIILSWFLIMLTQVMSMQGPVQIAFAAKDSKTAKKGFIIGGLCMIPIGFLCALIGMSAKVAFPDVSATLALPKMILSLNPVAAGITLAALWAADVSTACNLLLGASTLFSQDIYKKSINPKVDEKKYLIINKVSVIVLGVFTFVLASSMSGILKTISIGLSLCTAFTIVFLFTIFCPKLCRKSSAFYTTLVSIIVLFVWQIVPSFRIFPHVIFMEWLVCLCTFLLIAVLDRHNIFTSEQLKSIEDVV; translated from the coding sequence ATGAGTGCATCATTAATAATTATTATACTTTATATAGCAATGCTATTTGTAATAAGTTCCTTTGCCAAACGAAGAGTGTCCAAAGAGGGAGAAAGTTATACCCTAGCAGGTAGAGAACTTTCAACTCCTCTTATAGCCTGCTCACTTATAGGTCTTGCCATTGGGGGTGCTTCTACCATAGGTGTTGCAGAACAGGCCTATGGTATAGGTCTTGCTGCAGGATGGTACACTGTAGCCTGGGGATTTGCAGCTATAGTTATGGGACTTGTTACTGCTGAAAAATACAGAAATTTCAATGTATCCACGGTACCGGAGCTTTTTGGAAAGTTCTACGATGAAAAAGGAAGATTTATCTGCGTTATATGTCAGATGATTATCCTCATTGTAGTTGTGTCACTTCAGTATATTGCCGGCGGTTCCATTTTATCTTCACTTTTACCTGGCGTATTTACATTAAAATCTGGTATGGTAGTCAGTGCCTGTGTATTTATAGGTATAACTTTTATGGGCGGAATGTGGTCTGCAGGATTATGCAATTTATTTAATGTACCTTTAAAATATGCAGGAGTTATACTCTGTACCATATTAGCGGTAATATCCACCGGCGGATTCCAAAATATAAAATTGAATTTACCACAAAATGTACCTTATTTCAGCTTCACCCAGGGTACTGGCATATGGATAATTTTAAGTTGGTTTTTAATTATGCTGACTCAGGTCATGTCTATGCAGGGACCTGTACAGATAGCTTTTGCAGCTAAGGACTCCAAAACTGCAAAAAAAGGATTTATAATAGGTGGACTATGTATGATTCCCATAGGATTTTTATGTGCGCTTATAGGTATGTCAGCCAAGGTGGCTTTTCCAGATGTAAGTGCAACATTGGCACTGCCTAAGATGATATTGTCGCTAAATCCTGTAGCAGCAGGCATAACTCTTGCAGCACTTTGGGCTGCAGATGTATCTACTGCCTGTAATCTATTATTGGGAGCGTCTACACTATTTTCACAGGATATATACAAAAAATCCATAAATCCAAAAGTAGATGAAAAAAAATATCTTATAATAAATAAGGTATCAGTTATTGTGCTTGGAGTATTTACTTTTGTATTGGCTTCGTCCATGTCAGGTATATTAAAAACTATCTCCATAGGTTTGAGTCTCTGCACTGCCTTTACAATAGTATTTTTATTTACCATATTTTGTCCTAAACTATGCAGAAAGAGTTCCGCTTTTTACACTACTTTAGTAAGCATAATAGTTTTATTTGTATGGCAAATAGTACCTTCATTTAGAATATTCCCTCATGTAATATTTATGGAATGGCTAGTATGTCTTTGCACCTTCCTATTGATAGCAGTACTGGACAGACACAATATATTTACATCTGAACAGTTAAAATCCATTGAAGATGTTGTGTAA
- a CDS encoding methyl-accepting chemotaxis protein produces the protein MTENFNRKIHPKNIDEDNTKYIFPYITQVFELNKEIEKETNSIIKEEEISTSNIDMLLNESGYTERQIKKVEEHLQDLAESSKNINDLIEKLFKSSIKESEKVSNVKEQNALMDGEMNIIEKMFNEFIILCDKLKTQYESIEQFTNVISNVAKQTKLLSLNASIEASRAGEYGRGFSIVADEIKKLSVNSQENVKDIINSLKGMTEIIEQLSRKSKEGMDKVSSAVQGIKKSDVLMDGIVLSQGEFLKHFDNVKGSQKNNLSDVEKINYELTNILKKSNNDRGEFEGLIMGSQKKADYILNILHHLNQIRVLWEKYVSKN, from the coding sequence ATGACAGAAAATTTTAATAGGAAGATACATCCCAAAAATATTGATGAAGATAATACAAAGTACATATTCCCATATATAACTCAGGTATTTGAATTAAATAAAGAAATAGAAAAAGAAACTAATAGTATAATAAAAGAAGAGGAAATATCTACATCTAACATAGACATGCTTTTAAATGAGTCGGGTTATACAGAACGTCAGATAAAAAAAGTTGAGGAACATCTCCAGGATTTAGCTGAAAGCAGTAAAAATATTAATGATTTAATAGAAAAACTTTTTAAAAGTTCCATTAAAGAATCGGAAAAGGTCAGCAATGTAAAAGAGCAAAATGCCCTTATGGATGGGGAAATGAATATTATAGAGAAAATGTTTAATGAGTTTATAATTTTGTGTGATAAATTAAAGACACAGTATGAAAGTATTGAACAATTTACAAATGTTATTTCAAATGTAGCAAAACAAACAAAATTGCTTTCATTAAATGCATCTATAGAAGCTTCAAGGGCAGGAGAATATGGAAGAGGTTTTTCCATTGTTGCAGATGAAATAAAAAAATTATCTGTTAATTCTCAGGAAAATGTAAAAGATATAATAAACTCTCTAAAAGGTATGACAGAAATTATAGAACAGCTCAGCAGAAAGTCAAAGGAAGGAATGGACAAAGTCTCCAGTGCAGTTCAGGGTATTAAAAAATCAGATGTATTGATGGATGGCATTGTATTGTCACAGGGAGAATTTTTAAAACATTTTGATAATGTAAAAGGTTCTCAGAAAAATAATTTAAGTGATGTAGAAAAGATAAATTATGAACTTACCAATATACTTAAAAAGTCTAATAATGATAGAGGTGAATTTGAAGGGCTAATTATGGGCTCTCAAAAGAAGGCGGATTACATTTTAAATATTTTACACCACCTTAACCAGATTAGAGTTTTGTGGGAAAAATATGTTTCAAAAAATTAA
- a CDS encoding FIST signal transduction protein produces the protein MKALCFSKVQEAVKFMGEADEDKGIVLFSSVDNIKELSKNVYKDIILCSTAGEYTYRGYTDGVITGFQYNKKEVEVVEISYPPILSINELKKAYENVRGNKNAFMLLLCDGLKGIEESILSTFYFIESNFKIIGGSAGDNEKFKETYIYMGNKRVMNIALFFNLKRRTDIIKENIYVKTDKILRVTEADVVKRRVVTFNNNPASAEYARAVGVSESRLPEYFMSNPLGKLYEDDILIASPMKVNEDKSITFYSELMINTFVYLLKPVDPIGVLRGTLKNVSFKPSFVFSINCIFRKLLFIKDNIWKDFDGEMTSFCRNTAGFISYGEQYYKKHLNQTMVMLLVE, from the coding sequence ATGAAAGCTTTATGTTTTTCGAAAGTGCAGGAAGCTGTTAAATTCATGGGAGAGGCTGATGAAGATAAGGGGATTGTCTTATTTTCCTCTGTGGATAATATAAAAGAATTATCTAAAAATGTTTATAAAGATATCATACTCTGTTCAACTGCAGGAGAATATACATATAGAGGATATACAGATGGGGTGATTACCGGTTTTCAATATAATAAAAAAGAGGTAGAGGTGGTAGAGATATCATACCCACCCATATTGAGTATAAATGAGCTTAAAAAGGCCTATGAAAATGTAAGAGGTAATAAAAATGCATTTATGCTGCTGTTGTGTGATGGACTGAAGGGAATTGAAGAAAGTATTTTAAGTACTTTTTATTTTATAGAATCTAATTTTAAAATTATAGGCGGTAGTGCAGGGGATAATGAGAAATTCAAAGAGACTTATATTTATATGGGAAATAAAAGGGTTATGAATATTGCCTTGTTTTTTAACTTGAAGAGAAGGACGGATATTATCAAGGAAAATATATATGTAAAAACGGATAAAATATTGAGAGTTACTGAAGCCGATGTGGTAAAAAGAAGGGTAGTGACTTTTAATAATAATCCTGCAAGTGCGGAATATGCTCGTGCAGTGGGAGTAAGTGAAAGTAGACTTCCAGAATATTTTATGAGCAACCCTCTTGGAAAATTATATGAAGATGACATACTTATTGCTTCTCCCATGAAAGTAAATGAAGATAAGTCTATTACATTTTATAGTGAACTTATGATAAATACATTTGTATATCTTTTAAAACCTGTAGATCCTATTGGTGTATTGAGAGGAACATTAAAAAATGTATCTTTTAAGCCTTCTTTTGTATTTTCTATAAATTGTATATTTAGAAAACTATTATTTATTAAAGATAATATATGGAAAGATTTTGATGGGGAAATGACTTCATTTTGTAGAAATACTGCCGGATTTATAAGTTATGGGGAACAATATTATAAGAAACATTTAAATCAAACTATGGTAATGCTGTTGGTGGAATAG